A single window of Ischnura elegans chromosome 8, ioIscEleg1.1, whole genome shotgun sequence DNA harbors:
- the LOC124164322 gene encoding adhesion G protein-coupled receptor L4-like — protein sequence MFGCICDHLTDFALLVSLPPKNGEWEIDDAQISTVHIVCSSISLLCLLAMFLYAALCPHWCESLYVKINLNLSASVALSLVICVVEEIRRKAIHECGQSISCIVLGGFQHYFMVASFCWVAVVSVFLSSQVHPNNVLRTRMTHLLLRSSAIGWGLPVIPVAVSMGIDTRLYIHRPGTAFCFPDGNAFYFGVLTPTAAAMLTTIIAFAFILWTIFCYKSPIPVTSTKPKLLRRFCSAFILLFSLGFYWVIALPLQLLTWKPTAYRYFRLFVASTVVMQGTSQFLLLIALKKSARTRLSQRLSTIFSNLKSSLPSSKKKTVTKDNSGKFISYLSPGNTTGKMDSSHDLQDFKQC from the exons ATGTTCGGATGTATCTGCGACCACCTGACCGACTTTGCTTTGCTCGTGTCCCTACCGCCTAAGAATGGCGAGTGGGAAATAGACGATGCCCAGATCTCAACGGTCCACATCGTCTGCTCTTCTATATCCCTGCTTTGCCTCCTGGCCATGTTCCTCTATGCTGCACTGTGCCCGCATTGGTGCGAATCCCTGTATGTGAAGATCAACCTGAACCTCAGCGCCTCAGTGGCCCTCTCGCTGGTGATATGTGTCGTCGAAGAGATTCGAAGGAAGGCCATCCACGAATGCGGCCAATCCATATCCTGCATCGTCCTCGGAGGTTTTCAGCACTATTTCATGGTCGCCTCATTCTGCTGGGTCGCGGTGGTCTCAGTCTTCCTGTCCTCACAAGTCCACCCGAACAACGTGCTACGG ACAAGAATgacccacctcctcctccgttcGTCCGCCATTGGCTGGGGCCTTCCAGTGATCCCTGTTGCTGTCAGTATGGGCATTGACACACGCCTCTATATCCACCGCCCCGGCACAGCTTTCTGCTTCCCCGATGGAAATGCCTTTTATTTCGGCGTGCTGACACCCACGGCTGCTGCCATGTTGACGACAATCATAGCTTTTGCATTCATCCTTTGGACCATCTTCTGCTACAAAAGCCCCATTCCAGTTACATCCACGAAACCAAAACTCCTCCGCCGATTCTGCTCTGCGTTCATCTTGTTGTTTTCCCTTGGATTCTACTGGGTTATTGCTCTGCCCCTCCAGCTGCTCACGTGGAAGCCGACGGCGTACCGATATTTCAGACTATTTGTCGCCTCCACGGTGGTAATGCAAGGGACGTCGCAGTTTTTGCTGCTCATCGCCTTAAAGAAAAGCGCTCGGACGAGGCTTTCCCAGCGATTGTCTACAATATTCTCCAATTTAAAGAGTTCCTTGCCGTCATCGAAGAAAAAAACAGTGACCAAAGATAATAGCGGCAAGTTCATATCCTACCTATCTCCCGGCAACACTACTGGAAAAATGGATTCTTCCCACGACCTGCAGGATTTCAAGCAGTGCTAA